CATCGACGGCATCACCGAGAGCTGCAACGCGCTTGGCACGCCGGTCACCGGCGGCAATGTCTCGCTCTACAACGAGACCCGCGGCGTGGGGATCTATCCAACCCCGGTTCTCGGCATTGTGGGCATTCTGGACGACGTCACCAAAGCGACCCCGGCGCACTTCAGCCAGGCCGGCGACGTGATCGTGTTGATCTCTCCCAACACTGCCAAACCGTCTAACTGGCAGGCAGAGTTCGGATCGAGCGAGTTCGCCAAGACCATTCTGGGCGATCTGTGGGGTATTCCTCCCGCGATCGACCTAAGCAAGGAAGCAGCGCTGCACCAGATGCTGCAGCTGCTGGCGCGGAGGAACTTCATCACCTCGGCCTCCGACATCTCGGACGGCGGCCTGGCGGTTGCACTGGCGAAGGCCACCTTCCGTGCGGGTTTGGGCGCGGAGATCAAGATCGATACAGACCTCGCAGCGCTGCAAACCCTTTTCAGCGAGCCGGCGAGCACCATTCTGGTGACCTGTTCGCATAAATCCGTAGAAGCCCTGGTGGGCACGATCGAGAAGGATGGTACATTGATGGCGCAGCCGATCGGCACAGTGACAGCGGAGGCCACGCTGTCGGTCACGGTAGGCAGTGAGAACGTGATCCGCGCGGCTGTAGGTGAGTTGAAGCAGGTCTGGTCCCAGGCTCTTGAATCACGCCTGGCGACGGAGGTGCTGGCGTAATGAATCACGTGCAGCCGGACGAGATCGAACTCGACGCCACTCCCTTTGACAAGCTGCGCGAAGAGTGCGGCGTGATGGCGGTGTACGGCCACCCTGAGGCCGCCCGTATGACCTACTGGGGCCTGTACTCGCTGCAGCACCGCGGACAGGAGTCGGGCGGTATCGCCACTTCGAACGGCGAAGACATCATTGACGTCAAAGGCATGGGTCTGGTCTCGGAGATCTTCACCGACGACGTCCTGCAGAAGCTTCCCGGGCAGATGGCCATCGGCCACACCCGCTACTCCACGACCGGCGACTCGGCGCTGCTGAACGCGCAGCCGATTCGGGTGGAGTCGACCAAGGGCCTGATCGCGATTGCGCACAACGGCAACCTGGTAAACCTGGGTACCGCCAAGGAGCGCCTGGAGCGCGATGGAGCGGTCTTCCAGACCACCAGCGATACCGAGATCATTGTGCAGTTGATCGCGCACTCCGCAGAGACGACGCTGGTCGATTGCATCGCCGACTCGCTCTCGCAGGTCGACGGCGCTTTCTCCATCGTGATGATGACGCGCAACCGCATCTTCGCTGCGCGCGATCCTCGCGGCTTCCGGCCGCTGTGCATGGGACGTATCCCGGGCGTCGACGGCAAGCCGGACACCTTCGTCTTCGCCTCGGAGACCTGTGCCCTCGACCTGCTGCATGCGAAGTACGAGCGCGATGTGCAGCCGGGCGAGCTGGTCATGGTCTCGGAAGACGGCGTCACCTCGCGCTACTTCAACACCACCACCAAGCAGGCAAGCTGCATCTTTGAGCACGTTTACTTCGCCCGGCCTGATTCGAAGGTCTTCGGCCGTTGGGTGCAGAAGAGCCGTGAAGAAATGGGCCGTCAGCTCGCGCGCGAGTCGGCTGTCGAAGCCGACCTGGTGGTTCCGGTTCCGGATTCCGGCGTGACCGCCGCCATCGGCTACTCCGCCGAATCAGGGATTCCGTTCAACTTCGGTCTGATTCGCAACCACTACGTGGGCCGCACCTTCATTGAGCCGACACAGCGGGTGCGTGACTTCGGTGTGCGCATGAAGTTGAATCCGTCGCGGGCGTTGCTGGAAGGCAAACGCATCATCCTGATTGATGATTCGATCATTCGCGGAACGACGAGCCGTAAGATCGTGCGTATGTGTCGCGCTGCCGGAGCCAAGGAGGTGCACATGCGCATCTCCTGTCCGCCGACGATTTCGCCTTGTTTCTACGGTGTCGATACACCCAGCACCAAGGAGCTGATCGCCGCCAATAACACCATCGAAGAGATCCGTCAGTTCATCGAGGCTGACTCACTTGCGTATCTGTCGCTTGGTGGGGTGTTGAAGGCTTGTGGGGCGTATGAGCCGCATGGCAACAGCTTCTGCACCGCGTGCTATACGGGGAACTATCCGACGCAATGGGTGGATGTGGATGAGATTCTGCCGGCGGTGGCGGTGAAAGTTTAGGACATACTTGTCCCTATTAGTTCAGGGGATCGCGCAATGCGCGATCCCTTTCTTATTCCAGCAACATCGTGACGAAGTGTTTGGACTTGTGTTGTTCCAGGATTCCGGGAGAACCGTTTCTGTCTTGGAGACAGACCCTCAGCGGCCGAAGCCGCTTTCCTTTTTCACCCTATTGCGGGACGGGTGGAGACGTCCTGTAAGCAAGGCATTCGCACTACGCGCGAACAGGGTGGAATGCGCTCGCTACTAATCGAATTTGTCGAGACCGTATGAAGCACGGCTGTTACTTCTTCGGGCGGGCGGCTACGACCATGACTTCGATCAAGCCTGTGGGGACTACCAGGCGGCTGACCTGGACTGTAGCGCGGACGGGTTTGTTGGGTTGTTCTTTCGTGCCGAAGCGTGACTGGTAGGCGCGGTTCATGCCGTCCAGGTCCATGACGCCGGTCTTTGGATCGGGTGCGAGGAAGACCTGCATCTGCACAATATCACCGAGGCCGAGGCCCTGTTCCTTGAGCACCTTCTCGATGTTGCGGAAGGCGCCGAGCGTCTGCTGCTCTGTGTTCTGGTGAAAGACCGGAGGTGTCCCCGGCTCATCCGGAGTTCCCATCACGCCGCAGACATACAGCATGTCGCCAACCCAGATTGCCGGCTCGATCTTTACATCCGGAGCGCCGAGGCGCTTGACCACCACACCCTGCTGGGCGAAGACGGTGCCGGAGAGCAGGAGCGCGGCGATGGCTCGTTTCATACGCGCCTCGCGGCCACGAAGAGATAGTCCAGAGGGAACTTCATGGTGATTTCGTGCTGACGCAGCAGGGTTGTGATCTGCGCGTAGTGGCGGATGGCGTGGGTCAGAGCGTGGAAGAAGACCGCCTTGCGCGTTGCCACCATCGCGCCCAGCGAGCGGGTCACGAACTCTATCTCTTCGTCCCAGTTCACGCTGCTGTCGGCCAGGACCTTCCGGTATAGCTCCATGGCGCGGTCGTGAGTCGCATAGACCTCGGC
This genomic window from Terriglobus albidus contains:
- the purF gene encoding amidophosphoribosyltransferase, producing MNHVQPDEIELDATPFDKLREECGVMAVYGHPEAARMTYWGLYSLQHRGQESGGIATSNGEDIIDVKGMGLVSEIFTDDVLQKLPGQMAIGHTRYSTTGDSALLNAQPIRVESTKGLIAIAHNGNLVNLGTAKERLERDGAVFQTTSDTEIIVQLIAHSAETTLVDCIADSLSQVDGAFSIVMMTRNRIFAARDPRGFRPLCMGRIPGVDGKPDTFVFASETCALDLLHAKYERDVQPGELVMVSEDGVTSRYFNTTTKQASCIFEHVYFARPDSKVFGRWVQKSREEMGRQLARESAVEADLVVPVPDSGVTAAIGYSAESGIPFNFGLIRNHYVGRTFIEPTQRVRDFGVRMKLNPSRALLEGKRIILIDDSIIRGTTSRKIVRMCRAAGAKEVHMRISCPPTISPCFYGVDTPSTKELIAANNTIEEIRQFIEADSLAYLSLGGVLKACGAYEPHGNSFCTACYTGNYPTQWVDVDEILPAVAVKV
- a CDS encoding Rid family hydrolase, which translates into the protein MKRAIAALLLSGTVFAQQGVVVKRLGAPDVKIEPAIWVGDMLYVCGVMGTPDEPGTPPVFHQNTEQQTLGAFRNIEKVLKEQGLGLGDIVQMQVFLAPDPKTGVMDLDGMNRAYQSRFGTKEQPNKPVRATVQVSRLVVPTGLIEVMVVAARPKK
- a CDS encoding DinB family protein, with translation MSAPVLSADEMLLWHTQTSDRLRGLLEQHPEALAFPCDIAKTSTLGGLLQHIVAVELRYAERLAGEPATEYDTIPYGTVAEVYATHDRAMELYRKVLADSSVNWDEEIEFVTRSLGAMVATRKAVFFHALTHAIRHYAQITTLLRQHEITMKFPLDYLFVAARRV